A stretch of Kyrpidia spormannii DNA encodes these proteins:
- a CDS encoding 23S rRNA (pseudouridine(1915)-N(3))-methyltransferase RlmH — translation MRPIICLRQGVSSIQIHILAVGKLKERYWAEAAQAYLKRLSFYADVYLDEVPDQPVPKTPSPGERDGVLAAEGEALLGRIKDRDWVTALTLDGRRWTSEQFAEQWQGWMSRGAARYVFVVGGTLGLHFRVTRRADALWSLSPLTFPHQMARVIVLEQLYRAFQILRGGTYHR, via the coding sequence ATGCGGCCGATTATCTGCTTACGCCAGGGGGTGTCATCGATCCAGATCCACATCCTCGCCGTTGGTAAACTCAAAGAGCGATACTGGGCGGAAGCCGCTCAGGCTTACCTGAAGCGCCTTTCCTTTTATGCGGATGTCTATCTCGACGAAGTGCCCGACCAGCCCGTGCCCAAAACCCCCAGTCCAGGCGAACGCGATGGGGTGTTGGCCGCGGAGGGGGAGGCGCTTCTCGGGCGAATCAAGGATCGGGATTGGGTGACCGCGTTGACTTTGGACGGCCGACGTTGGACGTCCGAACAATTTGCGGAACAATGGCAGGGCTGGATGAGCCGCGGGGCTGCTCGATATGTCTTTGTCGTCGGAGGGACTCTGGGCCTCCACTTCCGGGTCACCCGGCGGGCAGACGCCCTCTGGTCTTTATCTCCCCTCACCTTTCCCCACCAAATGGCCCGGGTGATCGTCCTGGAGCAGCTCTACAGGGCCTTCCAAATCCTTCGGGGTGGCACTTATCACCGATGA
- a CDS encoding S1C family serine protease, which yields MGFYDTDAEGMRPRRRGPLSWLAVIVVSAMIGSIVTMLFLPAMIRSHLVNLPVAQAPGTNLAPPSGVQQTVSYTVDTGIVQAVNKVKPAIVGVVNVAKVPDFWRGQMVQKDQGVGSGVIFDPRGYVVTNNHVVEGASAVEVVLANGQRVKASIVGTDPLTDLAVLRIPADQVKADMVATFGNSDTLQPGEPAIAIGNPLGLEFRQTVTVGVISATGRTLPITDSQGQVVWEQDVIQTDAAINPGNSGGALCNIEGQVIGINSSKITQTAQGPVEGLGFAIPINEAKPIIQQLITNGKVIRPVLGITAVSLQELPLESRPQVPVDYGVVVGQPTAGAAAAGLQEGDVIVQVDNTPVHNVSDLRKALFVKKPGDTVSVTFYRGQQKLTVNVKLSAAS from the coding sequence ATGGGTTTCTACGATACGGATGCAGAAGGCATGAGGCCCAGACGTCGTGGGCCGCTGTCGTGGCTAGCCGTGATCGTGGTGTCCGCGATGATCGGGTCGATTGTGACCATGCTTTTCCTTCCAGCGATGATACGGAGTCATCTAGTGAATTTGCCGGTCGCCCAAGCGCCCGGGACGAATCTCGCACCGCCTTCCGGTGTACAACAGACCGTGAGTTATACTGTCGACACGGGGATCGTTCAAGCGGTGAATAAAGTAAAGCCAGCCATTGTCGGAGTTGTCAACGTGGCCAAGGTGCCCGACTTCTGGCGTGGTCAAATGGTGCAAAAGGACCAAGGGGTGGGGTCAGGGGTGATTTTTGACCCCCGGGGCTATGTGGTCACGAATAACCATGTGGTAGAAGGTGCCAGCGCCGTGGAGGTGGTGCTGGCGAACGGACAGCGAGTGAAAGCCTCCATTGTGGGCACAGATCCGCTGACCGATCTGGCCGTTCTCCGCATCCCCGCTGACCAGGTCAAGGCGGATATGGTGGCTACCTTTGGGAATTCCGATACGCTTCAGCCCGGTGAACCGGCGATCGCCATTGGCAATCCCCTGGGTCTGGAGTTTCGTCAAACAGTGACCGTGGGGGTGATCAGCGCCACGGGTCGAACCTTGCCCATTACCGATAGTCAAGGCCAGGTAGTGTGGGAGCAAGATGTCATTCAAACGGATGCGGCCATCAATCCGGGCAACAGCGGTGGAGCGCTGTGCAACATCGAAGGTCAGGTGATCGGCATCAACAGTTCGAAGATTACCCAAACCGCCCAGGGGCCGGTGGAAGGATTGGGATTCGCGATCCCGATTAACGAAGCGAAACCCATCATTCAGCAACTGATCACCAATGGCAAGGTGATCCGCCCGGTCCTCGGTATTACTGCCGTATCCCTGCAAGAGTTGCCCCTTGAGAGTCGGCCTCAGGTCCCGGTGGATTATGGCGTGGTCGTCGGCCAGCCAACCGCTGGAGCAGCTGCGGCGGGCCTGCAAGAGGGAGATGTGATCGTGCAGGTCGACAACACCCCTGTGCACAACGTCTCTGATTTGCGCAAGGCACTGTTTGTGAAAAAGCCGGGAGATACCGTATCGGTGACCTTCTATCGCGGACAGCAAAAGCTTACGGTGAATGTGAAATTGTCCGCTGCCTCATAG
- a CDS encoding MBL fold metallo-hydrolase: MFSFSVLASGSSGNAVLVWADDVRLLIDAGISARRLDRSLQQHGVNPDQLTAVVVTHEHRDHVHGLRVFARRHAVPIWATGGTWTELGDLSTEVGSERCFTLTAGKVVYFGGVAAEPVAVSHDAREPVMFCFHHGGKKLVLATDLGFVGDRLRGAIADADAYILESNHDVGMLRAGTYPWHLKRRILGDKGHLSNEAAGETLAEVIGNRTTRVVLAHLSEENNAPEVAKTAVRAILMQEGLEHLPIEVAPRHESTPLYAVG; encoded by the coding sequence GTGTTTTCTTTCAGTGTGCTGGCGAGCGGAAGTTCTGGAAATGCGGTACTGGTTTGGGCGGACGATGTGCGCCTCCTGATCGATGCGGGGATCAGCGCTCGGCGATTGGACCGCTCTTTGCAGCAGCACGGGGTGAACCCGGACCAGTTGACGGCGGTGGTGGTGACCCACGAACACCGGGACCACGTCCATGGATTGCGGGTGTTTGCCCGGCGCCATGCGGTGCCGATCTGGGCCACCGGAGGGACCTGGACGGAACTCGGTGATCTTTCCACCGAGGTCGGCAGTGAACGCTGTTTTACGCTCACTGCGGGAAAGGTGGTTTATTTTGGCGGGGTTGCTGCGGAACCCGTCGCTGTCTCCCATGACGCCCGGGAACCCGTGATGTTTTGCTTTCACCACGGCGGGAAAAAGCTCGTGCTGGCCACAGACCTGGGTTTTGTCGGGGACCGCTTGCGCGGCGCCATCGCCGACGCGGATGCGTATATTCTCGAGTCCAACCACGATGTCGGGATGTTGCGGGCCGGTACTTATCCGTGGCACCTGAAGCGGCGAATCCTGGGGGACAAAGGGCACCTGTCCAACGAAGCGGCGGGGGAGACCCTAGCCGAAGTGATCGGCAACCGGACAACCCGGGTGGTGTTGGCCCACCTGAGTGAAGAAAACAATGCGCCGGAAGTCGCAAAAACCGCGGTACGAGCCATTTTGATGCAGGAAGGTCTGGAGCATCTTCCGATTGAGGTGGCTCCGAGACACGAGTCGACGCCTCTTTATGCCGTAGGGTGA